A stretch of Shewanella dokdonensis DNA encodes these proteins:
- the radC gene encoding RadC family protein: MAIRDWPEGEGPREKMLQHGAGGLSDAELLAVLLRSGLPGQNAVDMAREMLLAFGSLRQLLAAPVEQVCRLPGIGPVKFAQLQAAAEISRRISREKLQRGTVLTNPDLTRDYLMRQLADRAYEVFAVLLLDSQHRVIQFVELFRGTLDAASVYPREVVRLVLEKQAAAVIVCHNHPSGVAEPSLADRRITERLKNALTTIDVPLLDHMVVGDCEIVSFAERGWLE, translated from the coding sequence ATGGCGATAAGAGACTGGCCGGAAGGTGAAGGCCCTCGTGAAAAAATGTTGCAACACGGTGCTGGTGGACTTAGTGACGCAGAGCTGCTGGCGGTATTGTTACGCAGTGGCTTGCCGGGACAGAATGCTGTGGATATGGCGCGGGAAATGCTGCTCGCTTTTGGGTCGTTGCGGCAATTATTGGCCGCGCCCGTAGAACAGGTTTGTCGTTTACCCGGTATCGGGCCGGTAAAATTTGCCCAGTTACAGGCTGCTGCTGAGATTTCCCGCAGAATTTCGCGAGAAAAGCTGCAAAGAGGGACGGTTTTGACAAATCCTGATTTAACTCGTGACTATTTAATGCGACAATTGGCAGACCGAGCCTACGAAGTGTTTGCCGTATTATTGCTGGACAGCCAGCACAGGGTGATCCAGTTCGTTGAACTGTTTCGGGGAACACTTGATGCCGCTTCTGTTTATCCGCGAGAAGTCGTGCGTCTGGTGTTGGAAAAGCAGGCTGCAGCGGTCATTGTTTGCCATAATCATCCGTCTGGCGTGGCTGAACCCAGCTTGGCGGATCGGCGAATTACCGAGCGATTAAAAAACGCGCTGACAACTATTGATGTTCCCTTATTGGATCATATGGTTGTGGGCGATTGTGAGATAGTTTCATTCGCAGAGCGGGGATGGTTGGAATGA
- the leuC gene encoding 3-isopropylmalate dehydratase large subunit — MGKTLYEKVWDTHVVATPEGEAPIIYVDRHLVHEVTSPQAFSGLKMAGRKLRAPEKTFATMDHNTSTRSASLDALSPMARTQVETLQQNCQDFGVRLYDIHSPRQGIVHVMGPELGITLPGTVIVCGDSHTATHGAFGALAFGIGTSEVEHVLATQTLRQLKAKTMKIEVRGQVGDGITAKDIVLAIIGKIGMDGGTGHVVEFCGDAIRALSMEGRMTLCNMAIEMGAKAGMVAPDQTTFDYLQGREFAPKGDAWEQAVAAWKQLHNDADAKFDVTVVLEAADIAPQLTWGTNPGQVTAIDKPVPNPADAVDPVVRGSMEKALQYIGLTPGTLMTDVAVDKVFIGSCTNSRIEDLRSAAAQIRGRKVAASVNAIVVPGSGQVKAQAEAEGLDKIFTDAGFEWRLPGCSMCLAMNDDRLAPGERCASTSNRNFEGRQGRGSRTHLVSPAMAAAAAIAGHFVDIRQGAEEK; from the coding sequence ATGGGAAAAACATTGTACGAAAAAGTGTGGGACACCCATGTGGTGGCCACACCGGAAGGCGAAGCGCCAATCATCTATGTTGATCGGCATCTGGTGCACGAAGTGACATCGCCGCAAGCCTTTAGTGGGTTAAAGATGGCGGGTCGGAAACTGCGCGCCCCCGAAAAAACTTTCGCCACTATGGATCACAATACTTCTACTCGCAGTGCCAGTCTGGATGCCTTGAGTCCGATGGCGCGGACTCAGGTGGAAACTCTGCAACAGAATTGTCAGGACTTCGGCGTTCGCCTGTATGACATTCACAGCCCCAGACAAGGGATTGTGCATGTAATGGGGCCGGAGCTGGGGATCACCTTGCCCGGCACCGTTATCGTCTGCGGCGATTCTCATACCGCGACTCATGGGGCTTTTGGCGCATTGGCGTTTGGTATTGGTACTTCAGAAGTGGAGCATGTGCTGGCAACCCAGACACTGCGACAACTGAAAGCCAAAACCATGAAAATCGAAGTCCGTGGGCAAGTGGGTGACGGCATTACGGCCAAAGATATCGTCCTGGCCATTATCGGCAAGATTGGCATGGATGGCGGTACCGGGCATGTGGTGGAATTCTGCGGTGATGCTATTCGGGCGTTGTCGATGGAAGGCCGCATGACACTGTGCAACATGGCTATTGAAATGGGCGCTAAAGCTGGCATGGTTGCGCCAGATCAAACCACTTTTGATTATCTGCAAGGCCGAGAATTTGCACCTAAAGGTGACGCTTGGGAACAGGCGGTAGCCGCTTGGAAACAGCTGCATAACGACGCAGATGCCAAATTTGATGTGACAGTCGTGCTGGAAGCCGCTGACATAGCACCGCAACTGACCTGGGGCACTAATCCTGGGCAAGTGACGGCCATTGATAAACCTGTGCCAAATCCAGCCGATGCGGTCGATCCTGTCGTACGCGGCAGCATGGAAAAAGCACTGCAATATATTGGACTGACGCCTGGCACCTTGATGACCGATGTGGCCGTGGACAAAGTCTTTATCGGTTCCTGCACTAATTCACGTATTGAAGATCTGCGCAGTGCCGCGGCACAAATCCGTGGTCGTAAAGTGGCCGCGAGTGTAAACGCCATTGTGGTACCAGGTTCAGGACAGGTAAAAGCGCAGGCAGAAGCCGAAGGTTTGGATAAGATTTTCACCGATGCCGGGTTTGAATGGCGTTTGCCAGGCTGCTCGATGTGCTTGGCGATGAATGATGATCGTCTGGCACCCGGTGAGCGTTGTGCTTCCACCAGTAACCGTAATTTTGAAGGGCGTCAGGGACGCGGCAGTCGCACCCATCTGGTGAGCCCTGCGATGGCAGCCGCAGCGGCTATTGCGGGTCATTTTGTTGATATTCGCCAGGGCGCAGAGGAGAAATAA
- the leuA gene encoding 2-isopropylmalate synthase, with the protein MSDKVFIFDTTLRDGEQALAASLSVKDKLQIALALERLGVDIMEVGFPVSSPGDFESVQTIARTIKNSRVCALSRALEKDIDAAAQALAVAEQFRIHTFISTSNIHVESKLKRSFDQVLEMAVGAVKYARRFTDDVEFSCEDAGRTPIDNLCRMVEAAITAGARTINIPDTVGYTIPNEFGGIIQTLFNRVPNIDQAVISVHCHDDLGLSVANSIAAVQQGARQIECTINGIGERAGNCSLEEIAMILATRKDFMGVATNINAKEIYRTSALVSQICNMPVQPNKAIVGSNAFTHSSGIHQDGMLKAKNTYEIMTPESIGLNRNNLNMTSRSGRHVIKHRMQEMGYGEQDYSLDLLYDKFLKLADKKGQVFDYDLEALVFMEGKTEGDEYYQMEQLAIASDSIKGEASATVQLSIGGEIVNATASGNGPVDAAYHAIAKASGTEVNLNSYKLSAKGEGQDALGQVDITARYREQNFHGVGLATDVVEASASALVYVMNLIHRADRVADQKQKIMEKKELGGV; encoded by the coding sequence ATGTCTGACAAAGTATTTATTTTTGATACCACATTGCGTGACGGTGAACAGGCGTTAGCTGCCAGTCTGTCCGTAAAAGACAAATTGCAGATCGCTCTGGCGCTTGAACGCTTGGGGGTCGACATTATGGAAGTGGGCTTCCCGGTTTCTTCTCCTGGTGACTTTGAATCGGTGCAGACCATTGCGCGTACCATCAAAAACAGCCGTGTTTGCGCCTTGTCTCGCGCACTGGAAAAAGATATTGATGCTGCGGCACAAGCGCTGGCGGTAGCCGAGCAGTTCCGTATTCATACCTTTATTTCCACCTCCAATATTCACGTTGAAAGCAAGCTGAAACGCTCTTTTGATCAGGTGTTGGAGATGGCGGTAGGCGCGGTTAAGTATGCCCGCCGTTTTACCGACGACGTTGAGTTTTCCTGTGAAGACGCGGGCCGTACGCCGATCGATAACCTGTGTCGTATGGTTGAAGCCGCTATCACTGCCGGGGCGCGCACTATTAATATTCCCGATACCGTGGGTTACACCATTCCCAACGAATTCGGTGGCATTATCCAGACCCTATTTAATCGCGTTCCCAATATTGATCAGGCGGTGATCTCTGTGCATTGTCATGACGATCTGGGGTTGTCCGTGGCGAACTCTATCGCCGCCGTGCAACAGGGCGCTCGTCAGATTGAATGTACCATCAATGGCATTGGTGAACGTGCCGGTAACTGTTCGCTGGAAGAGATAGCGATGATCCTGGCAACCCGTAAAGATTTTATGGGTGTGGCAACCAACATTAATGCCAAAGAAATTTACCGAACTTCGGCGTTAGTCAGCCAGATATGTAATATGCCAGTGCAGCCCAACAAAGCGATTGTCGGCTCCAATGCCTTTACTCATTCCTCTGGTATTCATCAAGACGGTATGTTGAAGGCGAAAAATACCTATGAAATCATGACGCCAGAAAGTATCGGACTGAATCGTAACAATCTGAACATGACTTCTCGCTCCGGCCGCCATGTGATTAAACATCGGATGCAGGAGATGGGTTATGGTGAGCAAGACTACTCTCTGGATCTACTGTACGACAAATTCCTGAAATTAGCCGACAAGAAAGGTCAAGTATTTGATTATGATCTGGAAGCGCTGGTATTCATGGAAGGTAAAACGGAAGGTGACGAGTATTATCAGATGGAGCAGTTGGCAATCGCCTCCGACTCTATCAAAGGCGAAGCCTCTGCCACAGTACAATTGAGTATTGGCGGCGAAATCGTCAATGCTACCGCCAGCGGTAACGGCCCGGTTGATGCCGCTTATCACGCTATCGCCAAGGCCAGCGGCACCGAAGTGAATCTCAACAGTTACAAGCTGAGTGCTAAAGGTGAAGGCCAAGATGCGCTGGGGCAGGTGGATATTACCGCGCGTTATCGGGAACAGAATTTCCACGGCGTTGGTTTAGCCACCGATGTGGTTGAAGCGTCGGCATCGGCGCTGGTATATGTGATGAATCTGATCCATCGCGCGGATCGGGTGGCCGATCAAAAACAGAAAATTATGGAAAAGAAGGAATTGGGTGGCGTATGA
- the leuD gene encoding 3-isopropylmalate dehydratase small subunit → MQAFTVHTGIAVPLDNANVDTDQIIPKQFLSKVTKDGFGVHLFHDWRYLDDAGTQANPEFVMNQARYQGASILLARENFGCGSSREHAPWALADYGLRAIIAPSFADIFYGNALNNGLLPVKLATAEVDQLFAEVAATTGAKVTVDLQALAVIAPSGKRFAFTLAPSARHNLLNGLDAIGLTLAHASQIADYEAQLPAWRS, encoded by the coding sequence ATGCAGGCTTTTACTGTTCATACTGGGATTGCTGTGCCTCTGGATAATGCTAACGTCGATACTGACCAGATCATTCCCAAGCAGTTTCTGTCTAAAGTCACTAAAGATGGCTTCGGAGTACATCTGTTTCATGATTGGCGTTATCTGGATGATGCCGGAACCCAAGCTAATCCTGAATTTGTGATGAATCAGGCGCGTTACCAAGGCGCTTCTATCCTATTAGCGAGGGAAAACTTCGGCTGTGGTTCTAGTCGCGAGCATGCCCCGTGGGCGTTGGCAGACTATGGGTTACGCGCGATTATTGCCCCAAGTTTTGCCGATATCTTTTATGGTAATGCGCTTAACAATGGCTTATTACCCGTTAAGCTGGCGACGGCTGAAGTCGATCAACTGTTTGCGGAAGTGGCCGCTACAACGGGCGCCAAGGTAACGGTTGACTTACAAGCATTAGCGGTGATTGCACCGAGTGGCAAACGTTTTGCGTTTACACTTGCGCCATCTGCGCGCCACAACTTGCTAAATGGTCTGGATGCTATCGGGTTGACGTTGGCTCATGCTTCCCAGATCGCGGATTATGAAGCGCAGCTTCCCGCCTGGCGTAGCTAA
- the recQ gene encoding DNA helicase RecQ — MEHALYSPLASPPQKPVEPLEQTLRQVFGYQSFRAGQRDVIEQVLAGKDCLVVMPTGGGKSLCYQLPALVMPGLTVVVSPLISLMKDQVDSLLQSGVNAAYLNSSLPREQQLQILRQLHQGDIRLLYISPERLLQPAFLERLQYLTVAMFAVDEAHCISQWGHDFRPEYAQLGILKQTFSDVPIMALTATADNATRLDICQRLGIQPYTLLSSFDRPNIRYTVAEKLNAATQLRQFISAQHGASGIVYCSSRRRVDDVAERLRQQGFAAEAYHAGMSQEERSSVQERFLKDQLDIVVATVAFGMGINKSNVRYVVHYDLPKSIESYYQETGRAGRDGLEAEALLLFEPADIGRVRHLIDQGSPGPQQEVELHKLNTMAAFAEAQTCRRQVLLHYFGEVADQPCGNCDICLDPPKRYNGTEDAQKVLSCIYRLKQRFGINHLIEVLRGSSAATVTERGHDKLSTWGIGKDKPHEYWLSVIRQLIHLGLINQDITRGSCLTLNDTARPVLRGSVALMLAEPRLTIAVSRRRHGHQAPLNYDRKLFARLKVLRREVAEELDVPPYLVFNDATLAEMAALLPTCEAELLAVNGVGERKLARFGQQFLDEIVTYLAGE; from the coding sequence ATGGAACACGCACTTTATTCTCCTTTGGCATCGCCGCCGCAAAAACCTGTTGAGCCGTTAGAGCAAACGCTACGGCAGGTCTTTGGTTACCAAAGTTTTCGTGCCGGTCAGCGTGATGTCATCGAGCAGGTGTTGGCAGGGAAAGATTGCCTGGTGGTTATGCCAACCGGTGGCGGCAAAAGCCTGTGCTATCAGTTGCCCGCGTTGGTGATGCCAGGGCTCACTGTGGTGGTATCACCGCTGATTTCGTTGATGAAAGATCAAGTGGATAGTTTGCTGCAATCTGGCGTGAATGCGGCCTATCTGAACTCGTCCTTGCCGCGTGAGCAACAGCTACAGATCCTAAGACAGTTACATCAAGGTGACATCCGGTTACTGTATATTTCACCTGAACGTCTATTACAGCCTGCATTCCTGGAACGCTTGCAATACCTGACTGTTGCTATGTTTGCCGTTGATGAAGCCCATTGTATCAGTCAATGGGGGCATGATTTTCGTCCAGAATATGCGCAGTTAGGTATTCTAAAACAGACCTTCTCTGACGTACCGATTATGGCATTGACCGCGACTGCCGATAACGCTACTCGCCTAGATATTTGCCAACGTTTAGGTATTCAGCCTTACACTTTATTGTCCAGTTTTGATCGGCCCAATATCCGCTATACCGTGGCGGAAAAACTGAATGCTGCAACCCAGTTACGCCAGTTTATCAGTGCGCAACATGGTGCATCTGGCATTGTCTATTGCTCTAGCCGCCGCCGGGTCGACGATGTGGCCGAGCGTCTGCGCCAGCAAGGTTTTGCCGCAGAGGCTTATCATGCCGGCATGTCCCAGGAAGAACGCAGTAGCGTACAGGAGCGTTTTCTTAAAGATCAGTTGGATATTGTGGTTGCTACTGTGGCCTTTGGCATGGGCATTAATAAATCCAATGTGCGTTATGTGGTGCACTATGATTTGCCTAAAAGTATCGAATCTTACTATCAGGAAACTGGTCGGGCGGGGCGCGATGGGCTTGAGGCTGAGGCACTGCTATTGTTTGAACCGGCGGATATCGGTCGGGTACGCCATCTTATTGATCAGGGGTCTCCCGGGCCACAGCAAGAGGTGGAACTTCACAAACTCAATACTATGGCGGCGTTTGCTGAAGCTCAAACCTGCCGACGACAGGTATTGCTGCATTATTTTGGTGAAGTAGCAGACCAACCTTGCGGTAACTGTGATATCTGCCTTGATCCGCCAAAGCGTTATAACGGCACCGAAGATGCGCAAAAAGTGCTGTCTTGTATCTATCGGTTGAAACAGCGTTTTGGCATCAACCATCTCATTGAAGTCTTACGCGGTTCTTCTGCCGCGACAGTGACTGAAAGAGGTCATGACAAGCTGTCAACGTGGGGCATTGGCAAAGACAAGCCTCATGAATATTGGCTAAGTGTGATTCGCCAGCTGATCCATCTGGGATTGATCAATCAAGACATTACCCGCGGTTCTTGCTTGACTTTGAATGATACGGCCCGACCCGTCTTACGCGGCAGTGTGGCGCTGATGTTAGCCGAACCACGACTGACGATAGCGGTTTCCCGGCGCCGACATGGGCATCAGGCACCACTGAACTATGATCGTAAGCTGTTCGCTCGGTTGAAAGTGTTACGCCGAGAAGTCGCCGAAGAGTTGGATGTGCCACCCTATCTGGTCTTTAACGATGCCACTCTCGCGGAAATGGCCGCATTGTTGCCTACCTGCGAGGCTGAACTGCTGGCCGTGAACGGCGTGGGAGAACGCAAACTGGCGCGATTTGGGCAGCAGTTTCTCGATGAGATTGTCACTTACCTCGCGGGTGAATGA
- the rarD gene encoding EamA family transporter RarD: MAESEYRKGIILALCAYIFWGFAPLYFKLLHDVSPIEILIHRIIWSFILMGIMMSLMGGFGHLRALLRRPKQLSVLLVTSILIAGNWLLFIWAVNNDHLLDASLGYFINPLFNVMLGLIFLSERLNRWQWLAVFLAALGVVIQLLSFGSIPLVSLGLAATFGFYALFRKKVNVDAATGLLVETAVLVPPAILYVILGDAPTTSHMLANGWQLNLLLIAAGVITTIPLLCFAGAAVRIPLSTLGFFQYVGPSIMFIMAITWFHEQFDMEKSITFGFIWAALAIFTSNMLLRRNRG; this comes from the coding sequence ATGGCTGAATCTGAATACCGTAAAGGCATTATCTTGGCACTCTGTGCCTATATTTTCTGGGGATTCGCCCCACTGTACTTCAAGCTGCTACATGATGTTTCGCCGATTGAGATCCTGATCCATCGCATCATTTGGTCCTTCATTTTGATGGGGATAATGATGAGTCTGATGGGAGGATTTGGTCATCTTCGGGCACTGTTACGTCGTCCCAAACAATTATCAGTGTTACTGGTCACTTCTATATTGATCGCGGGGAACTGGTTGCTATTCATCTGGGCAGTAAACAACGACCACTTACTGGATGCTAGCCTTGGTTATTTTATTAACCCGCTATTTAACGTTATGCTCGGGCTGATTTTTCTCTCAGAAAGACTCAACCGTTGGCAGTGGCTGGCGGTATTTCTGGCCGCGTTAGGTGTTGTTATCCAGTTGCTCTCATTTGGCTCTATTCCACTGGTTTCATTAGGTTTAGCTGCAACCTTTGGCTTCTATGCACTATTTCGCAAGAAGGTTAATGTAGATGCCGCTACCGGACTGTTAGTCGAAACCGCAGTGCTTGTGCCGCCTGCCATACTGTATGTGATATTGGGTGATGCCCCTACCACCAGCCATATGTTAGCCAATGGCTGGCAGTTAAATCTGTTACTGATTGCAGCTGGGGTGATCACCACCATTCCATTATTGTGTTTCGCTGGCGCCGCGGTGCGTATTCCATTAAGCACGCTTGGTTTCTTTCAGTACGTTGGCCCAAGCATCATGTTCATCATGGCCATCACCTGGTTTCATGAACAGTTTGATATGGAGAAAAGCATCACTTTTGGCTTTATTTGGGCAGCGCTGGCAATCTTCACCAGTAACATGCTGTTAAGGCGTAATCGTGGTTGA
- the rsmH gene encoding 16S rRNA (cytosine(1402)-N(4))-methyltransferase RsmH, translating into MSQNYAHQSVLLQEAIDGLNIRPDGIYVDGTFGRGGHSRQILARLGNHGRLIAIDRDPQAIAAAQALAEDPRFAIIHGGFGELARYIDELGLTAKIDGVLLDLGVSSPQLDDADRGFSFLRDGPLDMRMDNSKGQTAAEWLARADIEDMAWVFKTYGEEKNARHIARCIAADRDTTPFLRTKDLASLIERITKHRERNKHPATRVFQAIRIYINSELEQIQQALDGALTVLAPGGRLSVISFHSLEDRLVKRFMRRYSQVEEVPYGLPVTEAQLQQGRKLKTLGKAIKPSDAELDVNARARSSVLRVAERLGD; encoded by the coding sequence ATGAGTCAGAATTATGCGCACCAGTCGGTTTTGCTGCAGGAGGCAATCGACGGTTTAAATATCCGCCCTGATGGCATTTATGTCGATGGTACGTTCGGCCGTGGCGGCCATTCGCGGCAGATCCTCGCTCGTCTTGGTAATCATGGACGCCTGATTGCCATTGACCGCGATCCCCAAGCGATTGCTGCAGCGCAAGCGTTGGCAGAAGACCCGCGTTTTGCCATTATTCATGGTGGCTTTGGTGAACTGGCGCGTTATATCGACGAGTTGGGTTTGACCGCTAAGATCGACGGTGTGTTACTGGATCTGGGCGTATCGTCGCCACAACTGGACGATGCGGATCGCGGCTTTAGTTTCTTGCGTGATGGCCCATTAGACATGCGCATGGATAACAGCAAAGGACAAACCGCCGCTGAATGGCTGGCGCGTGCTGATATTGAAGACATGGCTTGGGTGTTTAAAACCTATGGTGAGGAGAAAAATGCCCGCCATATTGCCCGTTGTATCGCCGCAGATCGCGACACCACGCCATTTTTACGCACCAAGGATCTGGCATCCCTTATCGAACGTATCACTAAACACCGTGAGCGTAATAAACACCCGGCAACTCGGGTATTCCAAGCGATCCGCATTTATATCAACAGTGAACTAGAACAGATCCAGCAGGCACTCGATGGTGCGTTAACTGTGCTGGCTCCCGGTGGGCGCTTGTCGGTGATCAGTTTTCACTCGTTGGAAGACCGTTTGGTAAAACGATTTATGCGTCGTTACAGCCAGGTGGAAGAAGTGCCATATGGCTTACCTGTAACCGAAGCGCAGTTACAACAGGGACGCAAGTTAAAAACCCTAGGAAAGGCCATCAAACCGTCAGATGCCGAACTGGATGTGAACGCGCGTGCTCGTAGCTCGGTGTTACGGGTAGCGGAGCGCTTAGGTGACTGA
- the rpmG gene encoding 50S ribosomal protein L33, whose product MAKSKGNREKIKLVSSAKTGHFYTTDKNKRNMPEKMEIKKFDPVIRQHVIYKEAKIK is encoded by the coding sequence ATGGCTAAAAGTAAAGGCAACCGCGAAAAGATCAAACTGGTATCTAGCGCTAAGACTGGTCACTTCTACACTACTGACAAGAACAAGCGTAACATGCCAGAGAAAATGGAGATCAAGAAATTTGATCCCGTGATCCGTCAGCACGTTATCTACAAAGAAGCTAAAATCAAGTAA
- a CDS encoding PH domain-containing protein, with product MASQWFTLAPLSKTAHISFIILLFGLVALLLFLLLRSMPVNAKAVSAGLLLATIGFFSWIYWQANTASISLSANCLDIKVPLYSQSIALSHLQLQHARQIDLTDKDMPSLSWRTNGVGLPGYSLGWFRLASGGKAFAAISDSHNVILLPTDLDYTLLLSTADAPALLAALQADSTTITP from the coding sequence ATGGCTAGTCAATGGTTTACGCTTGCCCCTTTAAGTAAGACCGCTCATATCAGTTTCATTATCTTGTTGTTCGGGCTAGTCGCGCTGTTGCTGTTTTTATTATTGCGGTCAATGCCTGTGAACGCTAAAGCCGTCTCTGCGGGTTTGTTATTGGCTACCATAGGTTTTTTCAGCTGGATTTACTGGCAGGCCAATACGGCGAGTATATCACTTTCTGCGAATTGCTTGGACATCAAGGTGCCCTTGTATAGCCAAAGCATCGCCTTATCACATCTACAGCTACAACATGCACGGCAAATAGATCTGACGGATAAAGACATGCCATCGTTATCTTGGCGTACCAATGGTGTTGGACTTCCAGGGTATAGTCTGGGCTGGTTTCGGCTAGCATCCGGCGGCAAAGCTTTCGCGGCTATTTCAGATAGTCACAACGTCATACTATTACCTACAGACTTGGATTACACGCTGCTGTTGAGTACCGCAGATGCCCCGGCCTTGTTAGCGGCCTTACAGGCAGACTCAACCACGATTACGCCTTAA
- the ftsL gene encoding cell division protein FtsL, whose product MTASKQQPNLARIVMLDIWHHKWLLLMSCLVLGNAVAVVYTSHISRHQTSQLSKLQQERDRLDIEWRNLLLEEQSLAEHSRVTRIATKELEMVRPLPNEEVIVRLP is encoded by the coding sequence ATGACAGCATCTAAGCAGCAGCCGAACTTAGCGCGGATTGTGATGCTGGATATCTGGCATCACAAATGGCTGTTGCTGATGTCATGCCTGGTGCTTGGGAATGCGGTGGCGGTGGTGTACACCAGCCACATCAGCCGACACCAAACCAGTCAGCTGAGTAAATTGCAGCAGGAACGGGATCGTCTGGATATTGAATGGCGCAATTTATTGTTGGAAGAGCAATCACTGGCAGAGCACAGCCGGGTTACTAGGATAGCAACCAAAGAATTAGAGATGGTGCGGCCGTTACCTAATGAAGAGGTCATAGTGAGACTTCCATGA
- the rpmB gene encoding 50S ribosomal protein L28 has translation MSRVCQVTGKRPMVGNNRSHAKNATRRRFLPNLQNHRFWLEDEKRFVQLRVSTKGMRIIDKKGIEVVVAELRARGEKV, from the coding sequence ATGTCTAGAGTATGCCAAGTTACTGGCAAGCGTCCAATGGTTGGTAACAATCGTTCGCACGCGAAAAACGCAACGCGTCGTCGTTTCTTGCCTAACCTGCAGAACCATCGTTTCTGGTTAGAAGACGAAAAGCGTTTTGTTCAATTGCGCGTTTCTACTAAGGGTATGCGCATTATCGACAAGAAAGGTATCGAAGTCGTTGTCGCTGAACTTCGTGCCCGTGGCGAAAAGGTGTAA
- the mraZ gene encoding division/cell wall cluster transcriptional repressor MraZ, giving the protein MFSGASALNLDAKGRIAMPTRYREELRAQDQGRLVVTVDIQSPCLLIYPALEWASVLEKLLKLSDIQPQERAIKRLLLGYAQDCELDSNGRILLTPPLRQYAALDKKTMLVGQLNKFELWDEQAWQQQLADSLDMIRNDGLEASERLADFSL; this is encoded by the coding sequence TTGTTTTCTGGGGCCAGTGCACTGAATTTGGACGCCAAAGGACGGATCGCCATGCCAACGCGATACCGCGAAGAGCTGCGCGCCCAAGACCAGGGGCGGCTGGTGGTAACCGTTGATATTCAGTCCCCATGCTTGTTGATCTATCCGGCGCTGGAGTGGGCCAGCGTTCTAGAAAAATTGCTAAAGCTGTCTGACATCCAACCACAGGAACGGGCGATAAAACGTTTGCTGTTGGGCTATGCCCAAGATTGTGAGCTCGATAGCAATGGCCGTATTTTGCTGACACCACCGCTGCGTCAGTACGCTGCGCTCGACAAAAAAACGATGTTAGTTGGGCAGTTGAATAAATTTGAGCTGTGGGATGAACAGGCTTGGCAGCAACAGTTGGCCGATAGCCTGGATATGATTCGAAATGATGGACTGGAAGCCAGTGAGCGGTTGGCGGATTTTTCACTCTGA